Proteins from one Setaria italica strain Yugu1 chromosome V, Setaria_italica_v2.0, whole genome shotgun sequence genomic window:
- the LOC106804349 gene encoding uncharacterized protein LOC106804349, with the protein MPITFSRENHLVHLPNPGSYPLLVCPTIDKVLLSKVLIDGGSSLNISFTETLKCMDFNFERLLPYEDPLYNIVAGKGSYPIGRVILPVMFGTPDNYRTEHLTFEVANFRTSYHAIFGRPMLARFMAIPNHTYLILKMPAPNDIISVCGVIKTSYKCNTKVMQLVETLEYSANTTMMLAESKKVDQNQLKIPELDPMPMALQLDPQIKKISLCLEDPSKTAFIGASLTLK; encoded by the coding sequence atgcccataaccttctccagggaaAATCACTTGGTGCACCTCCCGAACCCCGGGTCTTACCCGCTGCTGGTGTGCCCCACCATAGACAAAGTCCTCCTCTCCAAAGTGCTGATCGATGGTGgtagcagcctcaacatcagcTTCACCGAGACCCTGAAgtgcatggacttcaacttcgaGCGACTCCTTCCCTACGAAGACCCGTTATACAACATAGTAGccggcaaaggatcctatcctatcgGGAGAGTCATCCTGCCGGTCATGTTCGGCACCCCTGACAACTACCGCACCGAGCATCTCACCTTCGAGGTTGCCAACTTCAGGacctcctaccatgccatctttggcaggccAATGCTGGCGAGGTTCATGGCGATTCCCAACCATACCTACCTCATCCTGAAGATGCCAGCTCCAAATGACATCATCTCCGTTTGCGGTGTCATTAAAACATCCTACAAGTGCAACACAAAAGTCATGCAGCTCGTCGAGACCTTGGAGTACTCGGCCAACACCACCATGATGCTCGCCGAGTCCAAGAAGGTGGACCAGAACCAGCTGAAGATCCCAGAGCTAGACCCAATGCCCATGGCGCTGCAGCTCGACCCGCAAATCAAGAAGATCAGTCTTTGCCTGGAAGACCCCTCCAAGACGGCCTTCATCGGGGCCAGCCTTACCCTCAAATAG